Proteins from a single region of Terriglobales bacterium:
- a CDS encoding protein kinase: protein MASSVMTLGSLIGHYRLLEQVGEGGMGVVYRAHDERLGRDVALKLLPPTAFNDENARKRFHKEARVLARLNHPNIATVFDFDSQNGIDFLVTEYIPGETLASRLASGTMPTNEVLRVGMQLADGLVAAHEAGVLHRDLKPANLQLTPDGRLKILDFGLAQLSQTLSTDTTQSVMDLPMAGTLPYQAPEQLRGEQASARSDIYAAGAVLYEMCTGRRAFANGSPFIVIENILHEMPKRLGQIRPGASLELEQVVMKCLDKQPENRYESAVELGVDLRRVASVRTGTQTASSPPGILNREIAVTAILALMLAVAGAVIWWAKGMLTHASAPVVQSVAVLPLKDYSAGADQEYFADGMTEELITDLAQISALRVISRTSMMTYKGSTKSLPQIAKELNVDAVLEGSVERFDHHVKVQAKLIRAQTDVPFWTRTYERNVGDILTLQEDVAKAIADEIQIKLTAEELRRLNRPRAVNPEAHENYLRGRYYWNQRTNTGVQMSVEYLQKAIAIDPHYALAYAALSDSYHLLPELAGSSGKDNFEKARSAAQQALRLDPSSAEAHAALAKVMEDYDWNWDGAESEYRQAIELNSGLPTLHAWYSNLLTERGRVTEALSEARKAQQLDPLSSYANSNLALIFYYAGQYEDALAQSQKTLALDPANARSHRTIGCAYAAQQSYNKAIPELKKAIELSPGTPEYIAELGYVYAVMGQREQTREILNQLESSVERGAASAYSLAVVYAGTANRERTLQLLQQAVTEKAAGVVELGISPLFKGLRRDPAFQEILKQLGLFAAIEAKGSDSPRVPTNDI from the coding sequence ATGGCCAGTTCCGTGATGACGCTCGGAAGCTTAATCGGCCATTACCGTCTCCTCGAGCAAGTGGGAGAGGGCGGAATGGGCGTAGTCTATCGCGCCCACGATGAGCGGCTCGGACGAGACGTTGCCCTGAAGCTTCTGCCGCCCACCGCCTTTAATGATGAGAACGCGCGGAAGCGATTTCACAAAGAAGCGCGGGTTCTGGCACGGCTGAATCATCCCAATATCGCCACGGTCTTTGATTTTGATTCCCAGAATGGGATCGACTTTCTGGTCACGGAGTACATACCGGGAGAGACGCTGGCGAGCCGCTTAGCCTCGGGAACAATGCCGACGAATGAAGTTCTGAGGGTGGGGATGCAATTGGCCGATGGGCTTGTGGCCGCACACGAGGCCGGCGTTTTGCATCGCGATCTCAAGCCCGCAAACCTGCAGCTCACTCCCGATGGCCGTTTGAAGATCCTTGATTTTGGCCTGGCGCAGTTATCGCAAACTTTGTCGACAGATACCACCCAATCGGTCATGGATTTGCCGATGGCCGGAACGCTGCCCTATCAGGCGCCAGAACAACTGCGCGGCGAACAAGCATCAGCAAGAAGCGATATCTATGCCGCCGGCGCGGTTCTCTATGAGATGTGTACGGGCCGACGCGCCTTTGCGAACGGCTCGCCCTTCATCGTCATCGAAAACATCCTTCATGAAATGCCGAAACGGCTGGGCCAGATTCGACCAGGAGCTTCTCTCGAACTTGAACAAGTTGTAATGAAGTGTCTCGATAAACAGCCGGAAAACCGTTATGAATCGGCAGTAGAACTGGGCGTAGATTTGCGCCGAGTCGCCTCGGTCCGCACCGGCACGCAAACTGCCAGTTCGCCTCCCGGAATTCTGAACCGGGAAATTGCGGTTACCGCCATTCTCGCCCTCATGCTCGCGGTGGCCGGCGCCGTCATTTGGTGGGCGAAAGGAATGCTGACTCATGCGAGCGCCCCGGTTGTTCAATCCGTCGCCGTTCTGCCATTAAAGGACTATTCGGCAGGTGCAGATCAGGAATACTTCGCCGATGGAATGACTGAAGAACTGATCACCGATCTCGCCCAGATCAGCGCTCTTCGAGTGATCTCACGTACGTCGATGATGACCTACAAGGGTTCTACGAAGTCGCTGCCGCAGATCGCGAAAGAGCTGAATGTCGATGCAGTTTTGGAAGGCTCGGTAGAACGATTCGATCACCACGTGAAGGTGCAGGCAAAGCTGATCCGGGCCCAGACCGATGTTCCATTTTGGACCAGAACCTACGAGAGAAACGTTGGCGACATCCTGACTCTTCAGGAAGATGTCGCGAAAGCCATCGCCGACGAGATCCAGATCAAGCTGACTGCTGAAGAACTGCGCCGGTTGAACAGACCACGCGCGGTAAACCCTGAAGCGCACGAGAACTATTTGCGCGGGCGCTACTACTGGAACCAGCGCACGAACACCGGGGTACAGATGAGTGTCGAATACCTGCAGAAGGCAATTGCAATCGACCCGCATTACGCGCTCGCATACGCCGCGCTCTCAGATTCTTACCACTTACTTCCGGAGCTGGCGGGCTCTTCCGGCAAAGACAATTTTGAAAAAGCGCGCTCAGCCGCTCAGCAAGCTCTGCGACTTGATCCCTCATCGGCGGAGGCGCACGCCGCTCTCGCTAAAGTGATGGAGGATTACGATTGGAATTGGGATGGAGCGGAATCGGAGTACAGGCAAGCAATTGAATTGAATTCGGGTTTACCCACGCTTCACGCCTGGTACTCAAATCTCCTGACCGAAAGAGGAAGGGTTACGGAGGCGCTAAGTGAGGCCCGGAAGGCGCAGCAGCTAGATCCGCTTTCCAGTTATGCCAATTCCAATCTGGCCCTGATCTTCTATTATGCCGGACAATACGAAGATGCCCTTGCACAGAGCCAGAAGACACTCGCCCTTGACCCGGCAAACGCTCGCAGCCACCGAACCATCGGTTGCGCCTATGCTGCGCAGCAGAGCTATAACAAAGCGATTCCCGAATTGAAAAAAGCTATTGAGCTTTCGCCGGGAACACCAGAATACATAGCCGAACTCGGATACGTCTATGCAGTTATGGGACAAAGGGAGCAAACCCGAGAAATCCTGAACCAGCTTGAGAGTTCAGTTGAACGTGGAGCAGCATCTGCGTACTCCTTGGCCGTAGTCTATGCCGGGACCGCTAACAGGGAGCGCACTCTGCAATTGCTGCAGCAGGCAGTTACTGAAAAAGCAGCCGGCGTGGTGGAACTTGGAATCTCGCCGCTGTTCAAGGGTCTGCGCCGAGATCCAGCATTTCAGGAAATCCTGAAGCAACTTGGACTGTTTGCGGCTATCGAGGCGAAAGGTTCGGATTCACCACGCGTTCCAA